From the Bdellovibrio reynosensis genome, one window contains:
- a CDS encoding glycosyltransferase, producing MKNLRVLIVTNSIVESDPRVLRQIQWLKSFSTISLLEYGKYAEDNVRSNLLEKKGFTLFSKILFFIMSVGNLFGFCLRHDPKFIAAKNAFNSLAEKNFDIVIVNDLANLPAAVMHFTNAKIIFDSHEYYPDQFNTFKFKVIFKPYYKWIARKFISQADMFLTVSEGIADEYFKDCRTRAKVIYNAPEFKKISSSIPVAQDPIKMVHHGAAIRLRKLEIMIEVGRELGEHYSLDLMLTENEPEYYQELKKLCLDLPNVNIVPPVPTKSIVANLAKYDLGIFILPPVTKNYLYTLPNKFFEFMQAGLGIVIGPSPEMQRLGKKIGNTIVAESFQVLTVVNAIKTLNTSNILEMKKASLVAAPEYCAEKEGEKFIRQVQSLFDK from the coding sequence ATGAAAAACCTTAGGGTTTTAATTGTTACGAACAGCATTGTTGAATCCGACCCTCGCGTTTTAAGGCAAATTCAATGGTTAAAGTCTTTTTCTACAATCAGTTTGTTAGAGTATGGAAAGTATGCCGAAGATAATGTCCGATCAAATCTTCTAGAAAAGAAAGGTTTTACCCTTTTTTCTAAAATACTTTTTTTCATAATGAGCGTGGGAAATTTATTCGGGTTTTGCCTTCGTCATGATCCTAAATTTATTGCAGCCAAAAATGCTTTCAATTCATTAGCTGAAAAGAATTTTGATATTGTTATAGTTAATGATTTAGCAAATCTTCCTGCCGCAGTTATGCATTTCACCAACGCCAAAATAATTTTTGACTCCCACGAATATTATCCGGATCAGTTTAATACCTTTAAATTTAAGGTGATATTTAAACCCTATTATAAATGGATAGCTAGGAAGTTCATTTCTCAGGCTGACATGTTTCTTACAGTATCCGAGGGTATCGCCGATGAATATTTCAAGGACTGCCGTACCCGCGCGAAAGTTATATATAATGCTCCGGAATTTAAAAAAATTTCTTCAAGTATTCCCGTTGCGCAAGACCCAATAAAAATGGTTCATCATGGCGCCGCCATTAGACTTAGAAAACTGGAAATTATGATCGAAGTCGGCAGAGAGCTCGGGGAACACTATTCGCTTGATCTTATGTTAACGGAAAACGAGCCGGAGTATTATCAGGAACTTAAGAAGCTTTGTTTGGACTTACCCAATGTAAATATTGTGCCTCCAGTCCCCACTAAATCTATTGTTGCGAATTTGGCTAAGTACGATTTGGGTATTTTTATTCTTCCACCGGTTACAAAAAATTATCTGTATACTTTGCCCAATAAGTTTTTTGAATTTATGCAAGCGGGCCTGGGAATAGTCATTGGGCCTTCGCCTGAGATGCAGAGGCTGGGTAAAAAAATAGGCAACACGATCGTAGCTGAAAGTTTTCAAGTTTTGACTGTAGTTAATGCGATCAAAACCTTAAATACGTCGAACATCCTTGAAATGAAAAAAGCCTCCCTCGTCGCAGCGCCTGAATACTGCGCCGAAAAGGAGGGCGAGAAATTCATTAGGCAGGTTCAGAGTCTTTTTGATAAGTGA
- a CDS encoding lipopolysaccharide biosynthesis protein: MLKKISSHPIFKLVVGSGGGQIISVIALPFITRLYSPGQFGEVALISVLLGIVSSLAFFQADRLAVVESEQSYTGLFSFALLSALVIGVIGFGVAISMRYLEVLRYESVSYSLFLFLIPAMAIASGYRLIRILALRNFFYKQVGISSFLNSAFSAVGKLSFSGIGSLGLLAGDALGNLVTLFFLRRNLKLSFGFSFKAAKDFYTKNQAFLRDSQVSTFLNSIGSALPSYIISSRLGVAQLGLFAIAYRIVSLPVVHLGTAKSDFYNSKISEFIRNGQPKELLQFLKKWALRDFLLGISGYLLIAIVSPYAFPIIFGSAWSGGGQVVQILSIWMFGAYLVVPFSHILILTKKIRLKMIYDLFNLITLSAFFFASSGKNPIALYWGLSIVQSLTYVVYFVLILYAVKSFTYQKDSEPA; this comes from the coding sequence ATGCTTAAAAAAATATCCAGTCATCCAATTTTCAAACTTGTAGTTGGATCAGGTGGCGGTCAGATAATTTCTGTGATCGCCTTGCCTTTTATCACGCGGTTATACTCTCCTGGTCAGTTCGGGGAAGTAGCACTTATAAGCGTTCTGCTTGGCATTGTTTCATCGTTAGCATTTTTTCAGGCGGACAGACTAGCTGTAGTTGAGTCAGAACAAAGTTATACAGGTTTGTTTTCATTTGCACTGTTGAGTGCGCTGGTTATTGGAGTAATAGGATTCGGCGTTGCCATTTCAATGCGATATCTTGAAGTCTTAAGGTATGAATCTGTTTCTTACAGTCTGTTTCTTTTTTTGATTCCCGCTATGGCCATTGCAAGTGGCTATAGACTGATTCGCATTCTTGCGTTAAGAAATTTTTTCTATAAACAAGTTGGAATTTCTTCGTTTTTAAACTCAGCATTTTCTGCTGTTGGAAAGTTAAGCTTTTCCGGTATCGGTTCATTAGGGTTACTAGCGGGGGATGCGCTGGGCAACTTAGTGACTCTTTTTTTTCTAAGGAGAAACTTAAAGCTCAGTTTTGGATTTTCATTTAAGGCCGCCAAAGACTTTTATACCAAAAACCAAGCTTTCCTTCGGGATTCTCAAGTTTCAACATTTTTGAATTCTATAGGCAGTGCCCTGCCTTCTTATATTATTAGTTCTCGATTAGGTGTGGCTCAGTTAGGCCTGTTCGCAATTGCGTATAGAATTGTATCTCTTCCCGTTGTCCATTTAGGAACTGCTAAGTCAGACTTTTATAATTCAAAAATTTCAGAGTTCATTCGAAATGGTCAACCGAAGGAGTTGCTTCAATTTTTGAAAAAGTGGGCTCTTAGAGATTTTCTTTTGGGAATTTCTGGATACCTTTTAATAGCCATTGTTTCTCCGTATGCATTTCCAATTATTTTTGGCAGCGCTTGGAGCGGTGGAGGACAGGTTGTCCAGATTCTGTCTATTTGGATGTTTGGAGCTTACCTGGTGGTGCCGTTCTCACACATTTTGATCCTGACTAAAAAGATCAGACTTAAAATGATCTACGACCTTTTTAACCTTATAACTTTGTCCGCTTTTTTCTTTGCTTCCAGTGGAAAGAACCCGATCGCTCTTTATTGGGGTTTATCCATTGTTCAATCGCTGACTTATGTCGTTTATTTCGTATTAATTTTGTATGCTGTGAAGTCTTTCACTTATCAAAAAGACTCTGAACCTGCCTAA